From a single Saimiri boliviensis isolate mSaiBol1 chromosome 15, mSaiBol1.pri, whole genome shotgun sequence genomic region:
- the LOC141581505 gene encoding syncytin-1-like: MLCILILLLHPRLCPVTKGGLGKPSGDIYTALFGAPCDCKGGTQTNNYATPTYTQVTDCGDKNAYLTYDTNWNGVSSPKWLCVRKPPSIPVINGRPGPCPSECRGNIEPQMHSSCYSSFSQCTLDNNTYFTAILQRTMSTSETNPVTSGLQPHGVLQAGCDGTIGKSVCWNQQAPIHVSDGDGPQDAVRELYVQKQIELIIQSQFPKLSYHPLARSKPRGPDIDAQMLDILSATHQALNISNPSLAQNCWLCLNQGTSMPLAFPVNISSFNASQNNCTPSLPFRVQPMPSQVYPCFFKGAQNNSFDIPVGVANFVNCSSSSNHSEALCPGPGQAFVCGNNLAFTALPANWTGSCVLAALLPDIDIISGDDPVPIPTFDYIAGRQKRAVTLIPLLVGLGVSTAVATGTAGLGVAVQSYTKLSHQLINDIQALSSTINDLQDQLDSLAEVVLQNRRGLDLLTAEQGGICLALQERCCFYANKSGIVRDKIKNLQEDLEQRRKALADNPFLTGLNGLLPYLLPFLGPLFAIILFFSFAPWILRRVTALIKDQLNSILGKPIQIHYHQLATRDLEYGRL; this comes from the coding sequence atgCTCTGCATCCTCATCCTCCTACTGCACCCACGCCTCTGCCCAGTCACAAAGGGAGGACTTGGAAAGCCATCCGGAGACATTTACACTGCCCTCTTTGGAGCGCCATGTGACTGTAAAGGGGGGACTCAGACCAATAATTACGCCACCCCAACTTACACTCAGGTAACAGATTGTGGGGACAAAAATGCCTATCTTACCTATGACACCAATTGGAATGGAGTATCTTCACCTAAGTGGCTTTGTGTGCGCAAGCCCCCTAGTATACCGGTCATTAATGGCCGCCCAGGCCCGTGCCCAAGCGAGTGCAGAGGCAACATTGAACCCCAGATGCACTCCTCCTGCTATTCTAGTTTCTCACAGTGTACTCTTgacaataatacttattttactgccATTCTACAAAGAACAATGAGCACCTCAGAAACCAATCCTGTCACCAGCGGCCTACAACCTCATGGGGTCCTCCAGGCCGGATGCGATGGCACGATTGGAAAATCGGTTTGTTGGAATCAGCAAGCCCCTATTCACGTCTCCGACGGTGACGGACCCCAAGATGCTGTGAGAGAGctttatgtacaaaaacaaatagagcttATTATTCAAAGCCAATTCCCTAAGTTATCCTACCACCCCCTAGCTCGCTCAAAACCAAGAGGACCTGACATTGATGCGCAAATGCTTGACATTCTGtcagccacccaccaggccctcaatatctccaaccccagcctagcccaaaattgctggttatgcttaaatcaaggtacctccatgcccctagccttccctgtcaatatatctagttttaatgcctcacaaaataattgcacccccagcttaccctttagagtccagcccatgccttcccaagtatacccttgcttctttaaaggtgcacaaaacaacagctttgatattccggttggcgttgccaactttgtaaactgctccagtagttccaaccacagtgaggccctttgccctggcccaggccaagcttttgtttgcggcaacaacctcgcctttactgctctgcctgcaaactggacagggtcatgtgtgttagccgccctcttgccagatatagacattatttctggtgatgaccctgtccctatccctacctttgactatattGCAGGGCGGCAGAAACGAGCCGTTACACTGATTCCCCTGCTAGTAGGATTGGGTGTCTCTACAGCAGTCGCTACCGGTACAGCAGGACTCGGGGTGGCTGTTCAATCTTACACAAAACTTTCCCATCAACTTATTAACGACATCCAAGCCTTGTCTAGCACCATCAATGACTTACAGGACCAACTAGATTCCCTAGCCGAAGTAGtcctacaaaacagaagaggcttagacctactcactgcagaacagggaggtatctgtttggctctacaggaacgttgctgcttttatgccaacaagtcaggaattgtccgagataaaataaaaaatctacaagaagacCTCGAACAAAGACGCAAGGCACTTGCAGACaatcccttcctcaccggcctcaatggacttctcccttacctcctccccttccttggacccttattcgctatcatcctattcttttcctttgcccccTGGATCCTAAGACGAGTGACAGCATTAATTAAGGATCAGCTTAATTCCATACTGGGAAAGCCTatacaaatccactatcaccaactagcaacgcgtgatctagaatatggcagactgtag